GGGAAACATCCTTCTCGCGGGTGGCTCGGCGATGGTCACGGACTTTGGCGTCGCCAAGGCGCTGTCGTCGGCGCGCCGCACCGGCCCGGACGCCGCAGGGCGTGGCCTGACGACCGACGGCGCGTCGATCGGGACGCTCCTCTACATGGCGCCAGAGCAGGCCGCCGCCGATCCGGACATAGACGGACGGGCTGACATCTACGCGCTCGGCGTCACTGCTTACGAGATGTTGACTGGCTCGCCACCATTCGCCGGTCTCTCGGCGCGAGCGATGCTGGCAGCGCGGATGAGCACGCTCCCGCCGGCGATCTCCACGGTTCGCTCCGACGTTCCGGCTGAGCTGAACGATCTCATCATGCAGTGTCTCGCGACCGATCCGGCCGATCGGCCAGCGAGTGCGCAGGACCTGGTCGATGCGCTTGAGCAGCCGGGCGTGGTCAGCGGAGAGTTTCTCAGGGCCGCGCACCCCAGAATGCGCCGGCGCGGACTGGCGGGAATTGCGGCGGGCCTCGCGCTCGTCGCCATTGTCGGTGCAGGCGTTGCGAGCAGCCGCAGCCATGCTTACGGCAGTGCGAGCGTGCGCACGGCGGCAATGGTGACGCCGCTGGGTGAGATTGCCGTCGTCCCGTTCGTGGACCTTGGCTCGGATGCGGCTGATTCGAGCGTGGCAATTGGGATAACCAATGCCGTTGCCGACAACCTCACGAAGTCCGCGCATCTCAAGGTGATCTCACCGACTGCGTCCGCTGCGCTCGTCCGCGGCATACGAGCCGGTACGACTTCGGTCAGCAAGACGCCTCCCAAGCTGCTGCTCGAGGGCACCGTGCAGCGTGAAGGTTCCAAGCTGCGGGTCACTGCACGGCTCAGCAACGCGTCGGATGGCGTGATGCGCTGGGCCGATGTGTACGATCGCGACGGCCGCGATCTGTTCAAGGTGACGGACGACATCGCTGCTGCGATCGTTGCATCCATCAAGCATCCTTCCGCCTAGCGCGCCTGTCTTCCGCGCGCTTTCGCCCCCCGGAAGTCGATCATAACAAATGTTGATGAATTCTTAGCATCGGCGATCGACGAATGCCGGCTCACTGGCGTGTGCGCTGCAACGGCGACGTTTGCGAACGATCGGTGTACGCCTTCTTGCCGAATTTGTCGTGCTTCGGCCACAGCGAGTGACGCTGTTCAAACGTACCGATTCGATGCCTCTTTCAAACCGATTGCGTACCTCCGCTCTTTCCATCGCAACTCTCTGTCTCGCAGCGTGCACATATGGGCCGCCGAGTGTCAACGGCGTTCCTGGAGCGCCAGCCTCGCCAAGTACGACCTGGACGCGCCCCAGCCACGGCATTCCTTCTGAACCACCGCAGACGGTTTCTGCACTTCCTCCCGACGTTCTCGAGCGCGCCAGCCAGCTGACCCTCGGCGATGTGATCGACGTCGCGTTGCGTAACAATCCCGTGACGCGCGTGTCGTGGGCGCAGGCACGAGCGGCCGCCGCGGAGTACGGATCGACGCGTGGTTCGTTTCTCCCGGCAATTAACGGATCCGCGACTGTGTCCAGGACCAAATCCGTTCCCGTGAACGGTGGGGAGTCGATCGAGCGCACGCAGGTCAATCCCGCGCTCACGCTGAGTTATCTGTTGCTCGACTTCGGTGGCCGCAGCGGCACGATCGACGAAGCACGACAGAATCTCTTCGCCGCCGATCTCACGCACAACGCGACGATCCAGAATGTAGTGCTGCAGGTCGAGACGGCGTATTTCACCTACATGGCGAACAGCGCGTTGCTGCGCGCTGAGCGTTCGGCGATCGCCGAAGCGCAGGCGAATCTCTCGTCGGCGCAACAGCGAGACAGCGTCGGTCTCGCGACCATCGCCGACGTTCT
The window above is part of the Gemmatimonadota bacterium genome. Proteins encoded here:
- a CDS encoding serine/threonine-protein kinase codes for the protein MTSSIPEIMRAELGDAYVIERELDGGMSCVFVAEDRELARRVVIKVLHPHLAASVSVERFRREILTVAGLQHPHIVGVLRTGTAAGLPYFIMPYVDGESLARRIASGPMPVRDAVAILKDVARALAFAHERGVVHRDIKPGNILLAGGSAMVTDFGVAKALSSARRTGPDAAGRGLTTDGASIGTLLYMAPEQAAADPDIDGRADIYALGVTAYEMLTGSPPFAGLSARAMLAARMSTLPPAISTVRSDVPAELNDLIMQCLATDPADRPASAQDLVDALEQPGVVSGEFLRAAHPRMRRRGLAGIAAGLALVAIVGAGVASSRSHAYGSASVRTAAMVTPLGEIAVVPFVDLGSDAADSSVAIGITNAVADNLTKSAHLKVISPTASAALVRGIRAGTTSVSKTPPKLLLEGTVQREGSKLRVTARLSNASDGVMRWADVYDRDGRDLFKVTDDIAAAIVASIKHPSA